The following coding sequences lie in one Arabidopsis thaliana chromosome 3, partial sequence genomic window:
- the ADA2A gene encoding ADA2 2A (homolog of yeast ADA2 2A (ADA2A); FUNCTIONS IN: DNA binding, sequence-specific DNA binding transcription factor activity; INVOLVED IN: response to cold; EXPRESSED IN: 14 plant structures; EXPRESSED DURING: 7 growth stages; CONTAINS InterPro DOMAIN/s: SANT, DNA-binding (InterPro:IPR001005), Transcriptional adaptor 2 (InterPro:IPR016827), Homeodomain-like (InterPro:IPR009057), Myb, DNA-binding (InterPro:IPR014778), SWIRM (InterPro:IPR007526), SANT, eukarya (InterPro:IPR017884); BEST Arabidopsis thaliana protein match is: homolog of yeast ADA2 2B (TAIR:AT4G16420.2); Has 35333 Blast hits to 34131 proteins in 2444 species: Archae - 798; Bacteria - 22429; Metazoa - 974; Fungi - 991; Plants - 531; Viruses - 0; Other Eukaryotes - 9610 (source: NCBI BLink).), with amino-acid sequence MDFDLCVECFSVGVELNRHKNSHPYRVMDNLSFSLVTSDWNADEEILLLEAIATYGFGNWKEVADHVGSKTTTECIKHFNSAYMQSPCFPLPDLSHTIGKSKDELLAMSKDSAVKTEIPAFVRLSPKEELPVSAEIKHEASGKVNEIDPPLSALAGVKKKGNVPQAKDIIKLEAAKQQSDRSVGEKKLRLPGEKVPLVTELYGYNLKREEFEIEHDNDAEQLLADMEFKDSDTDAEREQKLQVLRIYSKRLDERKRRKEFVLERNLLYPDQYEMSLSAEERKIYKSCKVFARFQSKEEHKELIKKVIEEHQILRRIEDLQEARTAGCRTTSDANRFIEEKRKKEAEESMLLRLNHGAPGSIAGKTLKSPRGLPRNLHPFGSDSLPKVTPPRIYSGLDTWDVDGLLGADLLSETEKKMCNETRILPVHYLKMLDILTREIKKGQIKKKSDAYSFFKVEPSKVDRVYDMLVHKGIGDST; translated from the exons ATGGACTTTGATCTTTGTGTGGAATGCTTTTCTGTCGGCGTTGAACTTAATCGTCACAAGAACAGTCACCCATATCGTGTTATG GACAATTTGTCTTTTTCGCTTGTTACTTCTGATTGGAATGCCGATGAAGAGATACTCCTTCTTGAG GCCATTGCGACATACGGGTTTGGCAATTGGAAAGAAGTTGCAGACCATGTTGGTAGTAAGACAACGACAGAATGTATTAAACACTTCAATTCTGCTTACATGCAGTCACCATGCTTTCCACTTCCG GACTTGTCCCATACTATTGGAAAGAGCAAAGATGAGCTGCTTGCTATGAGTAAAGATAGTGCAGTCAAAACAG AAATACCTGCATTTGTGAGGCTATCTCCAAAAGAAGAGTTACCTGTGTCAGCTGAAATCAA ACACGAAGCTTCAGGGAAGGTCAATGAAATAGATCCACCTTTGTCTGCCTTAGCTGGAG TCAAGAAGAAAGGCAATGTACCGCAGGCTAAGGACATCATCAAGTTGGAAG CTGCAAAACAACAATCTGACAGGAGTGTCGGGGAGAAGAAACTCAGACTTCCTGGAGAGAAAGTTCCATTAGTAACAGAGTTATATGGTTACAATCTAAAGAGGGAAGAATTTGAGATCGAACATGACAACGATGCTGAGCAACTGCTTGCTGACATGGAATTTAAGGATTCTGACACAGATGCTGAGCGTGAGCAGAAACTGCAGGTTCTTCGTATTTACTCGAAAAG GCTTGATGAGAGGAAGCGGAGGAAGGAATTTGTTCTGGAAAGAAACTTGTTGTACCCTGATCAATATGAGATGAGCCTTTCAGCAGaggagagaaaaatatataaaagctGTAAAGTGTTTGCGCGGTTCCAATCCAAAGAAGAGCACAAGGAACTGATTAAGAAAGTCATTGAAGAGCACCAAATTCTCAGAAGAATCGAGGATCTTCAG GAAGCTAGAACTGCTGGTTGCAGGACAACTTCAGACGCAAATAGATTtatagaagagaagagaaagaaggaagCTGAAGAAAGTATGCTGCTGCGGCTTAACCACGGTGCACCAGGCAGTATAGCCGGTAAAACACTAAAAAGTCCAAGAGGGTTACCCAGAAATTTGCATCCCTTTGGTTCTGACTCACTGCCAAAGGTCACACCTCCAAGAATATACAGCGGTTTGGACACTTGGGATGTTGATGGTCTCCTTGGAGCTGACTTACTCTCAGAGACC GAAAAGAAGATGTGCAATGAGACCAGAATACTGCCTGTACACTATTTGAAGATGTTGGATATCTTaacaagagaaataaagaaggggcagataaagaaaaagtctgATGCTTATAGCTTCTTCAAAGTAGAGCCGAGTAAAGTAGACAGAGTATATGATATGCTGGTTCATAAGGGAATAGGTGACTCAACATGA
- the ADA2A gene encoding ADA2 2A (homolog of yeast ADA2 2A (ADA2A); FUNCTIONS IN: DNA binding, sequence-specific DNA binding transcription factor activity, zinc ion binding; INVOLVED IN: response to cold; EXPRESSED IN: 14 plant structures; EXPRESSED DURING: 7 growth stages; CONTAINS InterPro DOMAIN/s: SANT, eukarya (InterPro:IPR017884), SANT, DNA-binding (InterPro:IPR001005), Transcriptional adaptor 2 (InterPro:IPR016827), Myb, DNA-binding (InterPro:IPR014778), Homeodomain-like (InterPro:IPR009057), SWIRM (InterPro:IPR007526), Zinc finger, ZZ-type (InterPro:IPR000433); BEST Arabidopsis thaliana protein match is: homolog of yeast ADA2 2B (TAIR:AT4G16420.2); Has 30201 Blast hits to 17322 proteins in 780 species: Archae - 12; Bacteria - 1396; Metazoa - 17338; Fungi - 3422; Plants - 5037; Viruses - 0; Other Eukaryotes - 2996 (source: NCBI BLink).): MYQAAFSKSSYMYQYIVGIEAGNERKPGLYCCNYCDKDLSGLVRFKCAVCMDFDLCVECFSVGVELNRHKNSHPYRVMDNLSFSLVTSDWNADEEILLLEAIATYGFGNWKEVADHVGSKTTTECIKHFNSAYMQSPCFPLPDLSHTIGKSKDELLAMSKDSAVKTEIPAFVRLSPKEELPVSAEIKHEASGKVNEIDPPLSALAGVKKKGNVPQAKDIIKLEAAKQQSDRSVGEKKLRLPGEKVPLVTELYGYNLKREEFEIEHDNDAEQLLADMEFKDSDTDAEREQKLQVLRIYSKRLDERKRRKEFVLERNLLYPDQYEMSLSAEERKIYKSCKVFARFQSKEEHKELIKKVIEEHQILRRIEDLQEARTAGCRTTSDANRFIEEKRKKEAEESMLLRLNHGAPGSIAGKTLKSPRGLPRNLHPFGSDSLPKVTPPRIYSGLDTWDVDGLLGADLLSETEKKMCNETRILPVHYLKMLDILTREIKKGQIKKKSDAYSFFKVEPSKVDRVYDMLVHKGIGDST; encoded by the exons ATGTACCAAGCTGCGTTTTCCAAAAGTTCTTACATGTACCAATACATTGTAGGAATTGAAGCTGGGAATGAGAGGAAACCTGGCCTTTACTGTTGTAACTATTGCGATAAAGATCTGTCTGGTTTGGTTCGTTTCAAATGTGCTGTTTGTATGGACTTTGATCTTTGTGTGGAATGCTTTTCTGTCGGCGTTGAACTTAATCGTCACAAGAACAGTCACCCATATCGTGTTATG GACAATTTGTCTTTTTCGCTTGTTACTTCTGATTGGAATGCCGATGAAGAGATACTCCTTCTTGAG GCCATTGCGACATACGGGTTTGGCAATTGGAAAGAAGTTGCAGACCATGTTGGTAGTAAGACAACGACAGAATGTATTAAACACTTCAATTCTGCTTACATGCAGTCACCATGCTTTCCACTTCCG GACTTGTCCCATACTATTGGAAAGAGCAAAGATGAGCTGCTTGCTATGAGTAAAGATAGTGCAGTCAAAACAG AAATACCTGCATTTGTGAGGCTATCTCCAAAAGAAGAGTTACCTGTGTCAGCTGAAATCAA ACACGAAGCTTCAGGGAAGGTCAATGAAATAGATCCACCTTTGTCTGCCTTAGCTGGAG TCAAGAAGAAAGGCAATGTACCGCAGGCTAAGGACATCATCAAGTTGGAAG CTGCAAAACAACAATCTGACAGGAGTGTCGGGGAGAAGAAACTCAGACTTCCTGGAGAGAAAGTTCCATTAGTAACAGAGTTATATGGTTACAATCTAAAGAGGGAAGAATTTGAGATCGAACATGACAACGATGCTGAGCAACTGCTTGCTGACATGGAATTTAAGGATTCTGACACAGATGCTGAGCGTGAGCAGAAACTGCAGGTTCTTCGTATTTACTCGAAAAG GCTTGATGAGAGGAAGCGGAGGAAGGAATTTGTTCTGGAAAGAAACTTGTTGTACCCTGATCAATATGAGATGAGCCTTTCAGCAGaggagagaaaaatatataaaagctGTAAAGTGTTTGCGCGGTTCCAATCCAAAGAAGAGCACAAGGAACTGATTAAGAAAGTCATTGAAGAGCACCAAATTCTCAGAAGAATCGAGGATCTTCAG GAAGCTAGAACTGCTGGTTGCAGGACAACTTCAGACGCAAATAGATTtatagaagagaagagaaagaaggaagCTGAAGAAAGTATGCTGCTGCGGCTTAACCACGGTGCACCAGGCAGTATAGCCGGTAAAACACTAAAAAGTCCAAGAGGGTTACCCAGAAATTTGCATCCCTTTGGTTCTGACTCACTGCCAAAGGTCACACCTCCAAGAATATACAGCGGTTTGGACACTTGGGATGTTGATGGTCTCCTTGGAGCTGACTTACTCTCAGAGACC GAAAAGAAGATGTGCAATGAGACCAGAATACTGCCTGTACACTATTTGAAGATGTTGGATATCTTaacaagagaaataaagaaggggcagataaagaaaaagtctgATGCTTATAGCTTCTTCAAAGTAGAGCCGAGTAAAGTAGACAGAGTATATGATATGCTGGTTCATAAGGGAATAGGTGACTCAACATGA
- the ADA2A gene encoding ADA2 2A (homolog of yeast ADA2 2A (ADA2A); FUNCTIONS IN: DNA binding, sequence-specific DNA binding transcription factor activity, zinc ion binding; INVOLVED IN: response to cold; EXPRESSED IN: 14 plant structures; EXPRESSED DURING: 7 growth stages; CONTAINS InterPro DOMAIN/s: SANT, eukarya (InterPro:IPR017884), SANT, DNA-binding (InterPro:IPR001005), Transcriptional adaptor 2 (InterPro:IPR016827), Myb, DNA-binding (InterPro:IPR014778), Homeodomain-like (InterPro:IPR009057), SWIRM (InterPro:IPR007526), Zinc finger, ZZ-type (InterPro:IPR000433); BEST Arabidopsis thaliana protein match is: homolog of yeast ADA2 2B (TAIR:AT4G16420.2).) — MGRSKLASRPAEEDLNPGKSKRKKISLGPENAAASISTGIEAGNERKPGLYCCNYCDKDLSGLVRFKCAVCMDFDLCVECFSVGVELNRHKNSHPYRVMVSFQRRADNLSFSLVTSDWNADEEILLLEAIATYGFGNWKEVADHVGSKTTTECIKHFNSAYMQSPCFPLPDLSHTIGKSKDELLAMSKDSAVKTEIPAFVRLSPKEELPVSAEIKHEASGKVNEIDPPLSALAGVKKKGNVPQAKDIIKLEAAKQQSDRSVGEKKLRLPGEKVPLVTELYGYNLKREEFEIEHDNDAEQLLADMEFKDSDTDAEREQKLQVLRIYSKRLDERKRRKEFVLERNLLYPDQYEMSLSAEERKIYKSCKVFARFQSKEEHKELIKKVIEEHQILRRIEDLQEARTAGCRTTSDANRFIEEKRKKEAEESMLLRLNHGAPGSIAGKTLKSPRGLPRNLHPFGSDSLPKVTPPRIYSGLDTWDVDGLLGADLLSETEKKMCNETRILPVHYLKMLDILTREIKKGQIKKKSDAYSFFKVEPSKVDRVYDMLVHKGIGDST, encoded by the exons GAATTGAAGCTGGGAATGAGAGGAAACCTGGCCTTTACTGTTGTAACTATTGCGATAAAGATCTGTCTGGTTTGGTTCGTTTCAAATGTGCTGTTTGTATGGACTTTGATCTTTGTGTGGAATGCTTTTCTGTCGGCGTTGAACTTAATCGTCACAAGAACAGTCACCCATATCGTGTTATGGTTAGTTTCCAACGCCGAGCA GACAATTTGTCTTTTTCGCTTGTTACTTCTGATTGGAATGCCGATGAAGAGATACTCCTTCTTGAG GCCATTGCGACATACGGGTTTGGCAATTGGAAAGAAGTTGCAGACCATGTTGGTAGTAAGACAACGACAGAATGTATTAAACACTTCAATTCTGCTTACATGCAGTCACCATGCTTTCCACTTCCG GACTTGTCCCATACTATTGGAAAGAGCAAAGATGAGCTGCTTGCTATGAGTAAAGATAGTGCAGTCAAAACAG AAATACCTGCATTTGTGAGGCTATCTCCAAAAGAAGAGTTACCTGTGTCAGCTGAAATCAA ACACGAAGCTTCAGGGAAGGTCAATGAAATAGATCCACCTTTGTCTGCCTTAGCTGGAG TCAAGAAGAAAGGCAATGTACCGCAGGCTAAGGACATCATCAAGTTGGAAG CTGCAAAACAACAATCTGACAGGAGTGTCGGGGAGAAGAAACTCAGACTTCCTGGAGAGAAAGTTCCATTAGTAACAGAGTTATATGGTTACAATCTAAAGAGGGAAGAATTTGAGATCGAACATGACAACGATGCTGAGCAACTGCTTGCTGACATGGAATTTAAGGATTCTGACACAGATGCTGAGCGTGAGCAGAAACTGCAGGTTCTTCGTATTTACTCGAAAAG GCTTGATGAGAGGAAGCGGAGGAAGGAATTTGTTCTGGAAAGAAACTTGTTGTACCCTGATCAATATGAGATGAGCCTTTCAGCAGaggagagaaaaatatataaaagctGTAAAGTGTTTGCGCGGTTCCAATCCAAAGAAGAGCACAAGGAACTGATTAAGAAAGTCATTGAAGAGCACCAAATTCTCAGAAGAATCGAGGATCTTCAG GAAGCTAGAACTGCTGGTTGCAGGACAACTTCAGACGCAAATAGATTtatagaagagaagagaaagaaggaagCTGAAGAAAGTATGCTGCTGCGGCTTAACCACGGTGCACCAGGCAGTATAGCCGGTAAAACACTAAAAAGTCCAAGAGGGTTACCCAGAAATTTGCATCCCTTTGGTTCTGACTCACTGCCAAAGGTCACACCTCCAAGAATATACAGCGGTTTGGACACTTGGGATGTTGATGGTCTCCTTGGAGCTGACTTACTCTCAGAGACC GAAAAGAAGATGTGCAATGAGACCAGAATACTGCCTGTACACTATTTGAAGATGTTGGATATCTTaacaagagaaataaagaaggggcagataaagaaaaagtctgATGCTTATAGCTTCTTCAAAGTAGAGCCGAGTAAAGTAGACAGAGTATATGATATGCTGGTTCATAAGGGAATAGGTGACTCAACATGA
- the ADA2A gene encoding ADA2 2A (homolog of yeast ADA2 2A (ADA2A); FUNCTIONS IN: DNA binding, sequence-specific DNA binding transcription factor activity, zinc ion binding; INVOLVED IN: response to cold; EXPRESSED IN: 14 plant structures; EXPRESSED DURING: 7 growth stages; CONTAINS InterPro DOMAIN/s: SANT, DNA-binding (InterPro:IPR001005), Transcriptional adaptor 2 (InterPro:IPR016827), Homeodomain-like (InterPro:IPR009057), Myb, DNA-binding (InterPro:IPR014778), SWIRM (InterPro:IPR007526), SANT, eukarya (InterPro:IPR017884), Zinc finger, ZZ-type (InterPro:IPR000433); BEST Arabidopsis thaliana protein match is: homolog of yeast ADA2 2B (TAIR:AT4G16420.2); Has 1807 Blast hits to 1600 proteins in 233 species: Archae - 4; Bacteria - 36; Metazoa - 932; Fungi - 285; Plants - 203; Viruses - 0; Other Eukaryotes - 347 (source: NCBI BLink).), translating to MGRSKLASRPAEEDLNPGKSKRKKISLGPENAAASISTGIEAGNERKPGLYCCNYCDKDLSGLVRFKCAVCMDFDLCVECFSVGVELNRHKNSHPYRVMDNLSFSLVTSDWNADEEILLLEAIATYGFGNWKEVADHVGSKTTTECIKHFNSAYMQSPCFPLPDLSHTIGKSKDELLAMSKDSAVKTEIPAFVRLSPKEELPVSAEIKHEASGKVNEIDPPLSALAGVKKKGNVPQAKDIIKLEAAKQQSDRSVGEKKLRLPGEKVPLVTELYGYNLKREEFEIEHDNDAEQLLADMEFKDSDTDAEREQKLQVLRIYSKRLDERKRRKEFVLERNLLYPDQYEMSLSAEERKIYKSCKVFARFQSKEEHKELIKKVIEEHQILRRIEDLQEARTAGCRTTSDANRFIEEKRKKEAEESMLLRLNHGAPGSIAGKTLKSPRGLPRNLHPFGSDSLPKVTPPRIYSGLDTWDVDGLLGADLLSETEKKMCNETRILPVHYLKMLDILTREIKKGQIKKKSDAYSFFKVEPSKVDRVYDMLVHKGIGDST from the exons GAATTGAAGCTGGGAATGAGAGGAAACCTGGCCTTTACTGTTGTAACTATTGCGATAAAGATCTGTCTGGTTTGGTTCGTTTCAAATGTGCTGTTTGTATGGACTTTGATCTTTGTGTGGAATGCTTTTCTGTCGGCGTTGAACTTAATCGTCACAAGAACAGTCACCCATATCGTGTTATG GACAATTTGTCTTTTTCGCTTGTTACTTCTGATTGGAATGCCGATGAAGAGATACTCCTTCTTGAG GCCATTGCGACATACGGGTTTGGCAATTGGAAAGAAGTTGCAGACCATGTTGGTAGTAAGACAACGACAGAATGTATTAAACACTTCAATTCTGCTTACATGCAGTCACCATGCTTTCCACTTCCG GACTTGTCCCATACTATTGGAAAGAGCAAAGATGAGCTGCTTGCTATGAGTAAAGATAGTGCAGTCAAAACAG AAATACCTGCATTTGTGAGGCTATCTCCAAAAGAAGAGTTACCTGTGTCAGCTGAAATCAA ACACGAAGCTTCAGGGAAGGTCAATGAAATAGATCCACCTTTGTCTGCCTTAGCTGGAG TCAAGAAGAAAGGCAATGTACCGCAGGCTAAGGACATCATCAAGTTGGAAG CTGCAAAACAACAATCTGACAGGAGTGTCGGGGAGAAGAAACTCAGACTTCCTGGAGAGAAAGTTCCATTAGTAACAGAGTTATATGGTTACAATCTAAAGAGGGAAGAATTTGAGATCGAACATGACAACGATGCTGAGCAACTGCTTGCTGACATGGAATTTAAGGATTCTGACACAGATGCTGAGCGTGAGCAGAAACTGCAGGTTCTTCGTATTTACTCGAAAAG GCTTGATGAGAGGAAGCGGAGGAAGGAATTTGTTCTGGAAAGAAACTTGTTGTACCCTGATCAATATGAGATGAGCCTTTCAGCAGaggagagaaaaatatataaaagctGTAAAGTGTTTGCGCGGTTCCAATCCAAAGAAGAGCACAAGGAACTGATTAAGAAAGTCATTGAAGAGCACCAAATTCTCAGAAGAATCGAGGATCTTCAG GAAGCTAGAACTGCTGGTTGCAGGACAACTTCAGACGCAAATAGATTtatagaagagaagagaaagaaggaagCTGAAGAAAGTATGCTGCTGCGGCTTAACCACGGTGCACCAGGCAGTATAGCCGGTAAAACACTAAAAAGTCCAAGAGGGTTACCCAGAAATTTGCATCCCTTTGGTTCTGACTCACTGCCAAAGGTCACACCTCCAAGAATATACAGCGGTTTGGACACTTGGGATGTTGATGGTCTCCTTGGAGCTGACTTACTCTCAGAGACC GAAAAGAAGATGTGCAATGAGACCAGAATACTGCCTGTACACTATTTGAAGATGTTGGATATCTTaacaagagaaataaagaaggggcagataaagaaaaagtctgATGCTTATAGCTTCTTCAAAGTAGAGCCGAGTAAAGTAGACAGAGTATATGATATGCTGGTTCATAAGGGAATAGGTGACTCAACATGA